The following coding sequences lie in one Myxococcales bacterium genomic window:
- a CDS encoding D-alanine--D-alanine ligase → MRIAFTHNLQLSKSEDEAEFDTPETVGKITDGLRSLGHDVEPIEVSGPASRVVARLEALGPDLVFNTAEGSHGRFREAFFPALFDRLGLPFTGSDAYTCALTLDKQLTKMLLTPHGITSPKGIVVHDLAALNDQPVRFPLIVKPNYEGSSMGITANSVVDSKDQLWARVVELLPRFPAGVLLEEFIVGRDIVVPFLERGSSKTGGVLEPASYRIDERVTKHRKYQVYDFELKTTCSDAVHVEVPAKLSEQERCRVMALAHTVFKVLGVHDLGRIDFRIAESGEVYFIEVNALPSLEQGASVYASGAMAGLNTPELVLEAVVRSAADRYGMPVSRSRMPRRRATLRIGLIFNLKSESASSHSDADAEFDSPETIAAIKEAIVSYGHEVLELQATPELPSILPLQNLDVVFNVAEGIEGRAREAQVPALLELLGIPYTGSDPTALSLALDKGLAKRLVRQAGFHTPEGMVIHTGKERIPPELSFPVIVKPLHEGSSKGIFLTNVAESESELRDLARQGLEKYRQPMLVETYLPGREFTVALLGEKRPRVLPAMEVLFTDTSDRYPVYSYAHKFEGRDIRFEVPANIDMVLHRELERAARGVFMALGCRDIARIDFRLDQEGRVSFVECNPLPGLTPGFSDLCVIAEAAGIDYRGLIGEILAPALRRYRERQKERRLERR, encoded by the coding sequence ATGCGCATTGCATTTACCCATAATCTTCAACTGTCCAAGAGTGAGGACGAGGCGGAATTCGATACGCCAGAGACGGTGGGTAAGATCACCGATGGGCTGCGCTCGCTCGGGCATGATGTTGAGCCCATCGAGGTGTCCGGGCCGGCATCGCGTGTGGTTGCCCGCCTTGAGGCGCTTGGTCCCGATTTGGTGTTTAACACCGCAGAAGGTTCTCACGGCCGATTCCGAGAAGCATTTTTTCCAGCGCTATTTGATCGTCTCGGCCTGCCGTTTACTGGCTCCGATGCCTACACCTGTGCGCTCACACTAGATAAGCAGCTAACCAAAATGCTGCTTACGCCCCACGGTATTACGTCGCCGAAAGGAATCGTCGTTCACGATTTGGCAGCGCTCAATGATCAGCCAGTGCGATTTCCTCTCATCGTGAAGCCCAACTATGAAGGGAGTTCGATGGGCATTACGGCAAACTCTGTCGTGGACTCCAAGGACCAGCTATGGGCTCGTGTAGTGGAGTTGCTTCCGCGATTTCCAGCGGGAGTGTTGCTTGAAGAATTTATTGTCGGTCGTGACATCGTGGTGCCGTTTTTGGAACGAGGTTCGTCGAAAACCGGCGGTGTCTTAGAGCCAGCATCCTACCGTATTGACGAGCGCGTGACTAAGCATCGCAAGTACCAGGTGTATGATTTTGAATTGAAAACGACATGCAGTGACGCTGTGCATGTCGAGGTGCCCGCCAAGCTCAGCGAACAAGAGCGCTGCCGGGTGATGGCTCTCGCCCACACCGTGTTCAAGGTGCTAGGCGTGCACGATCTAGGCAGGATTGATTTTAGGATCGCAGAGAGTGGCGAGGTATACTTTATTGAGGTCAATGCGCTGCCCAGCCTTGAGCAAGGCGCTTCCGTGTACGCCTCCGGTGCGATGGCGGGGCTAAACACGCCTGAGTTGGTGCTTGAGGCGGTCGTGCGAAGTGCCGCGGATCGCTATGGTATGCCGGTCTCAAGGAGCCGAATGCCCCGTCGGCGCGCCACCTTGCGCATTGGTCTCATTTTCAATTTAAAGAGTGAAAGCGCTTCCTCACATAGCGATGCGGACGCAGAGTTTGACTCACCTGAAACGATTGCGGCCATCAAGGAGGCTATTGTTTCCTACGGACACGAGGTCTTAGAACTCCAAGCCACACCGGAGTTGCCATCGATTCTTCCGCTGCAGAATCTCGATGTTGTATTTAACGTCGCTGAAGGGATTGAAGGTCGCGCCCGTGAGGCGCAGGTCCCCGCTCTGTTGGAGTTGCTTGGAATTCCCTACACGGGTTCTGATCCCACGGCGCTTTCTTTGGCGCTCGATAAGGGGCTCGCCAAGCGGTTAGTGAGGCAGGCGGGATTTCATACGCCGGAAGGGATGGTAATCCATACGGGGAAAGAGCGCATTCCTCCTGAGCTTTCGTTTCCAGTGATCGTGAAACCACTTCATGAGGGCAGCTCAAAAGGCATATTTCTCACGAATGTAGCCGAATCGGAGTCAGAGCTGCGTGACTTAGCGCGTCAGGGGCTTGAAAAGTATCGGCAACCCATGCTTGTAGAAACATATCTGCCCGGCCGAGAGTTTACGGTGGCTCTTTTGGGAGAGAAACGTCCGCGCGTGTTGCCGGCGATGGAGGTGCTATTTACGGACACGTCGGATCGGTATCCAGTATATTCGTACGCGCACAAGTTTGAAGGCCGCGACATTCGCTTTGAAGTGCCGGCTAACATTGACATGGTGCTTCATAGGGAGCTTGAGCGCGCGGCACGCGGCGTGTTCATGGCACTCGGTTGTCGAGACATTGCGAGGATCGATTTTCGTTTGGACCAAGAAGGGCGCGTCAGTTTTGTGGAATGTAATCCACTCCCTGGTCTAACACCGGGATTTTCGGATCTGTGTGTGATCGCCGAGGCCGCGGGCATTGATTATCGCGGGCTTATCGGAGAAATATTGGCCCCAGCGCTGCGTCGGTACCGTGAGCGGCAAAAAGAGCGCCGTCTCGAACGCCGCTAA